The Salmo trutta chromosome 27, fSalTru1.1, whole genome shotgun sequence genome includes the window ttatgaggtattgtgtgtagattgatgaggttacGAAtaaagtcttcttgagtatgacactaCAATCTTgtcacctttatttggggagtttctcccattcttctctgcatattctctcaagctctgtcaagttggatgacATGGCCTATAGACTgaattgaatttaaaaaaaaaatcaaataggGTCCCAAAATATGGGGACTTTACATTTAAGAGCTTAATTTCACTTGTAATCTTCATATaccattgtttttatttaacgcAGTTGAAATTGGTTCAGTTTCACAGCCGACCAACTTCCAAAATAATGCTTTTGAAACGTGGATATCGGTCCCACGATCAATGGATCGGACTCTTTGGAAAGTATCTCCAATAAAAGGGCTTTGGTATTTTTGTATACTATCTAATTGAAGCACTTCAATGGGTTTGATTTCATATTGATAGGTAGAAACCCGACAATAAATGACTATAGTCAAGAAGATGTGGTCATGCGAGTTGTTGATGACATtattctatttatttttgtttatttaaaaatgtatttaaatttttttgtttatttaaaaaaggCGGCCAGGATGATGCAGGAAACGTTTGTGAAGTATTCACAAAAATAGTAATTAATATTTAAAACAAGCAATGGTATACCTAATTGGTTAATTCAAAAAATATGTTTGCCTATTAGAGAACCTAATCTGATCTCAAAATGTGCTTGTCTTGTCTGGCCTAattaaaaatatatgtttaagTAATATCACTGTTTTTGAAAGTTTGATAAAGGGGTTCTAACAGTTGGGATCTTAATAAATGAGAAAAGGATTATATTACCTGTAAATGTCTTGACAGTTTCGAAAGACAATGACCTTGGCTAAATGCTGTCTTGTTGTCCTCTGATGTGTACTGGGGATCAGAGGGTTGTTGAGATGTTTGTGATGGCTGGTGTCATCAAAGGGCAGCTGTCCACTATAAATTCCCTGTCTGGATCTCTGCCTGCTCACGGCATCATTTCAAACCAAGAGAAGCTAGAGGAAGGAGGCTAGTTGTTGCCGTCTTCCTATTGTCTTTACTTTCAAGGTGACAACGCTATAGTGGATACACCGCTTCAGTCAAAATGGTAGGCTTGGCACGGCTCGTCTTTTGCGCGCTCCTCGTCTGCTTTTTCAGGCTTGGCAGTTCGGAGAAACTGTTGCACCATTCCCGGCATTACAAGAGCTCACCCGAGTCCAGTTTAGGATATCTGAATTCGTACCATCCCCATAGGTACCCTCTCTACATGATGCATCTGTACCGCTCCATCAAGACCGCAGCCGATAACAGCCCCTCTCCACACGATTCTGATTCAGTCCTCAGTCTGATCGCAAAAGGTACGTAAAGTATTGATTTCAATTAATTGTGTTAGGCATATGAAAACTTGAACACCATTGGCAACATTCCCAGAGGATCCTTACTTTGTTAAATTTATTTGCCATTTTCAATTGGCTTTCCAACATTATTTTATGCATTTACCGTGCCTATTATGTCTTTAACTTGCTACTTTTTGGACCAATAGACTAGCGCGTGTATTGTAGTCTTATATTATGATGTAGTTTGACCTGTAGTTCAAGCAAGCGTCCGAACCAGTCCACAGATCTCTTCAGGCTTGTCCTCTCCATCACTGCCAGGCACTTTGGTTGCAGGCTGTCTtatctgtgtttatcagatcCTCCTTTACAACGCAGAAGTGTCACAATGCTTATTCGGCTTTAAAGGGTTTTTCTGTTTTATGTGAGCGGGTGTGTGTATTAGCCCTACAGACGTCTGTACAAAGGCGGTTGAATACACATCATCCTCTGTCctgtcttccctctccctccagcgGTTTGACATTTTGTTGAATAGTTTGGCTAGTTTATGGTGAAGTCTGCGTAAAGTTTGTCTTGTTGATTGCGCACTGACTGCATACAACTGGTTTGCTGACTTTTGTTCGTTTTTTCCAGGATGCCATCAAGTGGGTGAGAAATGGACCATAACTTTCGACATGTCCTCCATCTCTGCGAGTGACGACGTCCAGCTGTCAGAGCTTCGGATCAGACTACCAGCGTTCTCCGCCTCCAAGCACGTCACATTGGACATTTATCACTCACGAAAGCAGGACTGCGAGTCTGACACTGAACTGTGCAGCGAGGAGCGCCTTCTCTTGGGCAGCTTTGGCGCATCGCCCAGTGACACCAGGTCTCAATGGAACGTGTTCAATGTGACAGCTCTGCTCAAATATTGGCTGCACCAGGGAGACACAGTGACGCAAAGCCAAGAAGCGAGAGTCCTTGTGATAGAGAAAGAACACGAGAGTGGGGCACCGGACGACGGAGAGGAAATTGACATGGCCTACATCGGGCATCTTACGCACAGGAAAAGGAAGGTTCACCATCCGACAGACGAACGGGTTATGATGGTTGTCTTCTCCAAGCACAACCTGCCCCGAGATGGCGAGAGCGCACCCACTCTCATCCGTACTGTGGAGCACTCCAAATACGCAATTTTGGACCAAGTCAGCCGTGAAGCTCAAGGGCGACGCCACAAGAGAAACCGAATGGAGAGAGTGCGGATGGCCGGCGGAATTGCAGGTAATGCTACTGGGTCAGCGGCTGAAGCCGTCCAACGCCCACTCTGTCAGAAGATTGACATGTGGGTAGATTTCGACCAGATCGGCTGGAACGAGTGGATTGTGTATCCAAAGCGCTACAACGCCTTCCGCTGCGAGGGCGAGTGCCCAACTCCGGTAGATGAATCCTTCAGTCCCACCAACCACGCATACATGCAAGTAAGATCTAAAAATAAAACAACACTTTTTATATTTGGTTTAAGTTCCTAATATGCATTTATGTTCAGTGCAGCTTTTCGTAAAGCTtattttctttttgtgtttttcagagcctGTTGAGACTGTACCATCCGGATCGCGTGGGTTGTCCGTCCTGCGTACCCACGCGCCTCAGCCCGCTGTCCATGCTGTACTACGGGGACGAAGACGTGGTGTTGCGGCATCACGAGGACATGATCGTGGAGGAGTGTGGCTGTCACTGATACCCAAGCCACATCGGGCCCGCAACCACAAAGACTATTGTGAAAACACTTATTTAAAAGGCTTCACTTGGAATATATTGTGCGCCATGGCATGACTCTTGAAGGTTTGGTGTCCATCTACCTTAAGTTGTTTGTGGTCGTTATCACAAGGAAGATCAATTTATTTGCTATGGTCCTTACTATATCTTATTCTATCTAGGCCTATGTCATGATCTCAGCTGGAACCACAGCATTCCATATTAGAAGATTTGTCCATGGTTTGAACCAGCATGATAAAGATGTACTGTTATTTATTTGAATATTTCAAGAAGAAAGACTACccattttgtgtgttttgtgtgttacGTTTTATATTGTGTTTGTCAGTGTTTTGTAATTTTCAAGAAGTGAAAGAAATATGCTGCCAAAATGGTGCCTTAAAAGTTAtgattattttgtattttcactCATTTATTAATCCTTtattacaatatatattttttgtagatacaatgaaaaaatatattaaaGCATTTTATTCCGTTCATCGAAGTGACATTTATTGATTTAATCCTCTAAATAAATGAGCGAACTCTAGGACATTACAGCGTCATCTTCGCCTGAACTTTTGACTGTCTTCTTGATGTAATTGACTCAAAACCAATAGTCTACATGAGGCTAGCACAGCCCTGACCAATCCTAATCTGTTCTGAAGCAGTCATGACGAACTGAACAAGACAAGTGTGTTTATGGCTTTTCGAACCAGTCACTTGTGAACAGTTTTACCACCCTCACCTCAAATCCACATCTATTTTATAGTGTTACTGCTCAGATTATGGGAAGTCGTCAGTGCCCCTAGCATAAAAAGGCCAAGGCGAGCAATTTCCTAGTTGATTGCGTTCAAAGCAGCGGGTAAAGGGAGAAAATGAAAAGAGCAACAGGTAGGAATGGAGGGGTCAAGATAGGGGTGGTGATTGGATGAAAGAAAAAAGCGTTTTTTATTTTGGGGGTGCCAGTAATCAAGAGTGACAGGAACGGGGGCATATAGACCCCCTAACAAGAGCAGAGGAGTTAGTGAAGCTGTGTGCAGGAGGGGTAAAGTGCAAAAGGTCCATCAACACCTTCACATTTCCCTGCCCTGAAATTACAGCTATCCTTAGTCTCTCTCTTAGCAAAAGGAATGACACACTGCCCTCACACACCATTTTAACCTGTGTACCAACTACTCAGAGGCAGGTTGAATTACAAAACTAAGCTGTTCATGTTATATAAGCAAATACAGCCTAAACTAAAAGCAGTGTGATCACAGACAGTCAAGAGGTCAAAGCTGAATTCAAGGCTATCATCAATACCCTATTAACTAAAGATGAACTAATACAGATTAATAATCACTCTTGCCTCTGTGACAAGCCATGCTGACAAATAGTATAGCCATTTAAACCGGCTGATCTGTTGGGGTACAGAAGTCTGTCATGTTGTTCATTGGGTCCTACTGTGGCAGGAGTCATTATAGGGCCTGGGGTTGGACCCTTGACAGTGTTTGTTCATACACTAGGGCCCAGTGGGGAAAAGGCCCAGTGGGTTTCCCGTTAGTAAAGCAGCTTCAGGACAGTGGCAAGGAGCCAGGTGTCACAGATTCTCACACAGACTAAACCCTCATGAATAACCCTCTTCTGTTGCCCACCACACCCACGGCATCCTGGTGGTCAGCTCATTGTTCAGtctagttttatttatttaatttttatttaactaggcaagtcagttaagaacaaattcttatttacaatgacggcctaccccggccaaacccagacgacgctgggccaattgtgtgccgccctatgggacccccaatcacagccggatgtgatgcagcctggattcgagtGGGTTAATGGGTGGGCTAATATTGATTCTACATCGGGATTAGAGTCAATTTGAGTCCATTAATTACATCGACGTTGATGTAACCTAAATGTTGTTTTACAATGGCGGATGGATAGCAGCCTTATTTGTATTGGTGCAGATTTACAGAGAAAAGATTGAGTGTGACAGTGTGCATATGATGTTGTGTGTTATTGAATTCTGAGGGAGGAACAAACCTTGGTTCCTGCTTGGCAAGTAGGGAAACTGTCAACCCTACAGTGGATGGGAAGAATGAAGTGCTGGACTTGACAATTTAGGCaatgtctgctctgctctgatcTGACTGGACCTGATACCTACTTTAATGCTACATAACTAGTTGGACAGCAACTCACAGCCAGGTGATATCACAGTACGCTTATGTATGTTACTCACTAAGGTACAGGATTTGGTTGAAAtggatggaataaatggaataaaagaaataatttttttaaataaaaaaataaataaaagcatcTAAAGCATATCATGTATGTTTAAAAAAAGACTGGaagccatttttttttaaataatcacaATTCAAGTTATTTCATTTAGAGCCAATATGCATCATATGCCTCTGCTTATGTGCAgagtacagacagacagtgtagCTCTTTGATGAGAGGAAGGACATCATGGTGTGTAATGATTACCGCTTTTCAGGCTGCTGGTTCTGGAATGTTATCAGTTGCAGGAGGGAACTTCCTGAAGAATTCCACTTACGTCAGTCCTGCCACACTACAGATTCTGGAAATGTACAGCTTTCCTTCACAGATGAACGGGAGCGTGCCAGTGGATTTGTAGCTGCGGCGCTGTTAGCCTTTGATGGATGTGAACAGCAAGTTCAACCAGCGCGTTTTGATTTCGagcaaaaatttaaaaaaaggtaaCATCAATTAGGTATAATTGGCTGATggcttcatgtacatgtctaatGAAACGTTTCAGGACCAGATAGGATGACATTTCATTATTATGAGTTAAAAATGAAGCCTATGTGAACTCAAGAACAGTAGGCCTAAGTGTTTTATGATTACTTGTCTGTAATAAAAAAAGAAGCTattctctctttttttatttttcctttatttaactaggcaagtcagttaagaacaaattcttattttcaatgacagcctaggaacagtgagttaactaccttgttcaggggcagaacgacagatttttaccttgtcagctcggggagtcaatcttgcaacctttcagttactagtccaatgctctaactactaggctacctgctgcccctgctatattactatattactactatattACTGGTGGAATAACCATTTCTTGGGTCATTAGTTTGTTTTCTGTCATATACAAAGTGTTTTCCCCGAAAGGAACATGTATTGCAGTCGGTCAACCCATTTACCACGAGACTAATGACACTTGCCAGATAACCAAAAGTGCCCAAGGGTTTGACAGAAGCAATCCTTTGATTCTGGAATACACGTAGCCTACTCATTCTATCAAACACCCTTTGGGACCTGGTTACTTTTTAGGAAACAAGTCTACtaccaaatatgttttattttctttattgATTCTTCTTACAAACCAtgtgaaaatgttgttttttgtctcAAATTTctatatatttgtttttacattCCTTTGTATGACAATCTTTTTATCTGCAAAAATTAATAGTATTTTGAAGGCAGTGACGTGTGGATAACCCATGATAAGATTGATTTGAGTGACAAAATAATTttaaagaatgaaagaaattgaATCTTTACCTCCACACCACTCCTCTGGAGCAGTCTTTTTAAGTGTAGCTGCTGGCCCCACAAGAGAAAGGCCCCAGAGGTGAGTCAAGAGGGTAACACTTCATTCACACGCCTGAACCACCTTTGAGTTATTTTACAGTAACAATACAACTGATATTTAAAGTTAACAAACCGCAACTAATGGACTCATCTGTAAACACAGAAGGTGACAAAATTGTAGCAAGTCTGGGTGGGGGATTGGTTGGGCCTCTTCTTCAGCATCGTGGTAGTAAGTGACGTTGTTTCACATCCCTCTTGAATGCTCATTCCACCACCAGTTAGATGTCCATTTCAAACTGTGCATCGTCcccttcacaaacacacacacacacacacacacgtgttaatttatttatttcctaCTCACCTTAAATATTTGTAGCCTGGCAGGCAATACTAACATAAGGGTAAATATTGAAACTTAAAAATGACCTGAACCCCATTAGGTACCAGTAAATCTGAACATTTGATCTTATTTCACTTATTAAATACCATTATATATTTTCCATAAAACTAATACATCTCGTATGACTGTTTTTTTTTGGCACATTGTAATGCCTGAGATAAGAGTAATTAGTTGGCCTGCCTGACAGGATCATGTTCTTACCAGTGCTTTTGTCAGCAGGTGCAGTGATGTTGTTGTTCAGTGGCTCTCTGTTATGGGCCTTTACATTGTTGATGTGTTTGGAGGGTGGGCTGGTGACCCCTGGAATGTTGGGGAGAGAGCACGGTGGAGTCCTGGCCAGCGGGGAACTGCGGCACTCCAGCAGGAACTTCCGGTCGTAGATGATTCTTGTacctgaggggagaggagggtatgAGATGTTCATGTAAATTTAATGGATCGAACAGATCGTACATTGGCGCACAATCCCACCATATAGGACTAGTACTCATCCTGTTCTGCAGTCAGATTTGGTTCAAAGCCTGCAGCTAACCACATACACCGCAGGTTGTGTAATCTTGGTTAACCCATTCCTGAAATTTTGCATCATTTGGTCAGATGCCTTATTTGTTTTACGTAgtctgtccatgagagattaGGTACAGTGCCTCTTTCTCACTGTGACGTGTGAGCTAACAGTTGTTCTGAAACACTGAGGTGTTTGTGTGAAGTGAAAGCCCTAcatacatacactgaacaaaaatataaaacacaacatgcatcaatgtctaagattttactgagttacagttcatataaggaaatcagtcaattgaaataaatgaatgaggccctaatctatggatttcacacgactgggcaggggtgcagccatgggtcgGCTGCCAGGCgtgtagagtggccttttattatacctagcacaaggtgcacctgtgtaatgatcatgctgtttaatcagctccttaatatgccacacctgtcaggtggatggattatcatggcaaaggagaaatgctctccAACAGGTTTCTAAATatatttgtgcaccaaatttgtgagaaataagctttttgtgcatatcgAACATtcctgggattttttatttctgctcatggaacatgggaccaacactttatatgttgcgtttatatttttgttcagggtaAATAATAAATTACATTTGTAAAGTTATTTTCCTTACAACATAATCTTCAAGTACATAAATCAACATACCGCCCTAATTATTTGCTATGCATGTGTATAGTTTAATCTGATGGTTAATCAAACCAAGAGCGATGCCAGATATCCCAGATAAAGCCATAATCTACATCAACAAACTCAACCGATAGCCTACAACAAATGAACCTTTATATTAACACAAAATAAAACTAATGGCATCAACATGATTGCATGAATCCTTGACACAGATATGTGCAAAAACTGTTCTGTTTGTACTGTCCTCTGTGCCAATCTGCCACAGAGTAAAGTCACTGATATCTGCTCACAAAATAGTGGTTCAATGCAAGCTATATCGGCCAGCTGCTTTCTGTGACAGAATTTCCCACATGATAAGTTGCCCAAAAGGAAAAGCCTCAGCAAAAAGGCAGAGGAGTCATCTGTGGGATCCCTCAGTGCATTACCCCTCTTAACATTGGATTGATATTAGAGGTAAACTGGATGGCGTGTGCatcctaaatagcaccctattctctgtatagtgcactacttttgacctacaGGCCCtctacaaaagtagtgcactatatagggtgcaatttgggacacaccctGGCAGTTAACCAGCTCACCACCATATCAACACACAAATATACTCAGGAAATTAAGCCTAGACAGAGTAGGAAAGCAATCATATCTTGCTTTTAATGTCATATTTTACATGGCATTCAATGCATTTCAAATTATAAATGTAAATTATGCATTTCAAATTGTATGTCACATTTGTTAATGGTGTTTCTTGTGACAGAGGGTTCAAAATGGCAGCTGCTGAAAGATAAGAAACTGCAACATGATCTGGCAAGTTCTGCTAGTGCGTTAATCATCTCTGAATCAGTGTTGAACGCCACCACCAACGCCTTAGCTGTGACCATGTGAAGAGGGAGGAAGTGAAAGGCCTCGTGTGGAAATGCTTTAAACACATCTCGACAAGACAAGCAacaagtggggcggcaggtagcctagtggttagagcattgggccagtaaccgaaaggttgctagatcgaatccctgagctgacaagataaaaatctgtccttctgcccctgaataaggcagttaacccactgttccataggtaatcattgtaaataagaatttgttcttaactcacctGCCTAGTTACATAAAAATAAAGTGTCCTAGCCTATATATTTATAATTAAATTGAAAAGGGCATGCCATGCATGATGCAAACAAGTATGTTTTCTGGAGATGTTTTTAAAATGTCAGATACTTAAACATTTCAGATAATGTCAGGTTCTTTTACTTTGCAATGCGTCTAGCAGTGTTGTAGTGGAATCACTAAACCACGAGTCCCAAGGCCCCTTTGCTCGAGTCGAGTCACGAGTCCCTATGGCTGAAGTCCGAGTCCCAGTGCTCAAGTCCTGGTCCAAGTGCTCAAGTCTGAGTGATGATTAGTGGGTTCATTAGACCTATTTGATATTTTGGTTACTGATGGTTTTTTGTTTTCTCGTATTTCTGTCTCGCTGACTCGGTGCTCGTCTGTTGCTACTAGATTTGTGCCTCTATAGATTTGCCTCAGATTTAGTAGAAGTGCGGGGCTGCCGGGAAGATTTTCATGTGAGAAATGAAGTAACGCAAATACTTTCCTCCTGTTGCCAAATGGTCATAATTGCCTGCAATAGCCTATAAAACAAATAAGTCCTTCAT containing:
- the eif4ebp1 gene encoding eukaryotic translation initiation factor 4E-binding protein 1, which gives rise to MSTGCQKTTTSKAIPTRRVTINDASHMPNDYSTTPGGTLFSTTPGGTRIIYDRKFLLECRSSPLARTPPCSLPNIPGVTSPPSKHINNVKAHNREPLNNNITAPADKSTGDDAQFEMDI
- the LOC115164055 gene encoding nodal homolog 2-A-like, which produces MTFMRYYRLSVMSTPSVGPVVLDKARSLNPDKLGSSEKLLHHSRHYKSSPESSLGYLNSYHPHRYPLYMMHLYRSIKTAADNSPSPHDSDSVLSLIAKGCHQVGEKWTITFDMSSISASDDVQLSELRIRLPAFSASKHVTLDIYHSRKQDCESDTELCSEERLLLGSFGASPSDTRSQWNVFNVTALLKYWLHQGDTVTQSQEARVLVIEKEHESGAPDDGEEIDMAYIGHLTHRKRKVHHPTDERVMMVVFSKHNLPRDGESAPTLIRTVEHSKYAILDQVSREAQGRRHKRNRMERVRMAGGIAGNATGSAAEAVQRPLCQKIDMWVDFDQIGWNEWIVYPKRYNAFRCEGECPTPVDESFSPTNHAYMQSLLRLYHPDRVGCPSCVPTRLSPLSMLYYGDEDVVLRHHEDMIVEECGCH